Proteins from a genomic interval of Polaribacter sejongensis:
- a CDS encoding helix-turn-helix domain-containing protein produces MGQTLIIKNMVCARCKSTVIELLTRNGLEIESIELGKVVVKQALENNYNAIKNGLKDLGFELIEDESKVLVEQIKVIVIQSLSENDSEPIISKITKEIGKNDSAISKLFSKSEGITLEKYIINLKIEKVKEYIQLNQLNFSEIAYNLNYNNSSHLAKQFKSVTGMSMSEYRKLQDWDRKELDQIV; encoded by the coding sequence ATGGGACAAACATTAATTATAAAAAATATGGTTTGTGCTAGATGCAAATCGACAGTTATAGAATTATTGACACGTAATGGTTTAGAAATTGAATCTATAGAGTTAGGGAAAGTTGTTGTAAAGCAAGCTTTAGAAAATAATTATAATGCTATTAAAAACGGACTTAAAGATCTCGGTTTTGAGTTGATTGAAGATGAATCTAAAGTGTTGGTAGAACAAATTAAAGTGATTGTAATTCAGAGTCTATCAGAAAATGACTCAGAACCTATTATTTCGAAAATCACAAAAGAAATTGGTAAAAACGATTCGGCAATTAGTAAGCTTTTTAGTAAATCGGAAGGCATTACGCTAGAGAAGTATATCATCAACTTAAAAATTGAAAAAGTAAAAGAATACATACAATTAAATCAATTAAACTTTTCTGAAATAGCATACAATCTCAATTATAACAATAGTAGTCATTTAGCAAAACAGTTTAAATCTGTAACGGGAATGTCTATGTCTGAGTATCGAAAATTACAAGATTGGGACCGGAAAGAATTAGACCAAATTGTATAA
- a CDS encoding efflux RND transporter periplasmic adaptor subunit: protein MKKYINYIAILAVGLLLGWVLFGGNSNTEEMHKHDAVAETNQMWTCSMHPQIMQPEAGDCPICGMDLIPAASSAEGLSADQFKLSENAMALANIQTSIVGAHISDADTGFVLSGKITENEDETATMPAHFNGRVEKLFVNSLGERVTKGQAVAQIYSPELIAAQQELITAYKLKGSQPQLYNAVKNKFKNWMIHGTQLDEVEQTGKVKNSFTIYSHVSGVVTEIAINVGSHIMDGKPIFKVSNLNTVWANFDVYENQISQFKKGQDVEVTTNAYPNKAFKGKVNFIDPILDTQTRTVNLRVVLNNKNELFKPGMFVEGKMKGIVSVDKKQAITIPASAVLWTGKRSVVYVKTNPKEPIFEMREITLGNQVNSNYQVLEGLNNGNEIVTNGTFTVDAAAQLQGKKSMMNKGGGKVMTGHEGHLGMEMSGSVEGKTINKNERIKVSKEFQNQLKVVFNDYIDLKDALVLENSTEVLTVSKNFLSNLEKVDMKQLKAAEAHKHWMDIEKQLKTATTLILENSAIKEQRNHFKIVSTQLTNAIEVFGVNEKVYHQFCPMANSNKGAYWLSREEKVVNPYFGDAMLTCGEVKQVIN from the coding sequence ATGAAAAAATATATAAATTACATAGCAATATTAGCTGTTGGACTACTTTTAGGCTGGGTGCTTTTTGGAGGGAATTCGAATACAGAAGAAATGCACAAGCACGATGCTGTAGCAGAAACAAACCAAATGTGGACCTGCTCTATGCACCCACAAATTATGCAACCAGAAGCGGGTGATTGTCCTATTTGCGGAATGGATTTAATTCCTGCAGCAAGCAGTGCAGAAGGATTGTCTGCCGATCAATTTAAGCTTTCAGAAAACGCGATGGCATTGGCTAACATACAAACCTCAATAGTAGGAGCACATATTTCTGATGCTGATACAGGTTTTGTTTTATCAGGAAAAATTACAGAAAATGAAGATGAAACCGCAACCATGCCTGCTCATTTTAATGGTAGGGTAGAAAAACTATTTGTAAATTCTTTGGGAGAACGTGTTACAAAAGGGCAAGCAGTTGCTCAAATATATTCGCCAGAATTAATTGCGGCTCAACAAGAATTAATAACGGCCTATAAATTAAAAGGATCTCAACCACAATTATATAATGCTGTTAAAAATAAGTTTAAAAATTGGATGATTCATGGTACGCAATTAGATGAGGTAGAGCAAACAGGAAAAGTGAAAAATAGTTTTACCATTTACTCGCATGTATCTGGTGTAGTTACGGAAATTGCGATAAATGTAGGTTCGCATATTATGGACGGAAAACCGATTTTTAAAGTATCTAATTTAAACACTGTTTGGGCAAATTTTGATGTATATGAAAATCAAATTAGTCAATTTAAAAAAGGTCAGGATGTTGAGGTAACCACAAATGCATATCCAAATAAAGCGTTTAAAGGAAAGGTTAATTTTATAGACCCTATTTTAGATACGCAAACAAGAACTGTAAATTTAAGAGTAGTTTTAAATAATAAAAATGAGCTGTTTAAACCAGGTATGTTTGTAGAAGGAAAGATGAAAGGTATTGTTTCTGTGGATAAAAAACAAGCAATTACAATACCTGCTTCGGCTGTTTTATGGACAGGGAAACGATCTGTTGTGTATGTGAAAACGAATCCGAAAGAACCTATTTTCGAAATGCGCGAAATTACTTTAGGCAATCAAGTAAATAGTAATTATCAGGTTTTGGAAGGTTTAAATAATGGTAATGAAATTGTAACCAACGGAACTTTTACGGTAGATGCAGCAGCACAATTACAAGGCAAAAAATCGATGATGAATAAAGGTGGAGGTAAAGTAATGACGGGGCATGAAGGACACCTTGGTATGGAAATGAGTGGTTCTGTTGAAGGAAAAACTATAAATAAAAATGAAAGAATTAAAGTGTCTAAGGAATTTCAAAATCAATTAAAAGTGGTGTTTAATGATTATATAGATTTAAAAGATGCTTTGGTTTTAGAGAATTCTACAGAAGTGCTTACAGTTTCTAAAAATTTCTTAAGTAATTTAGAAAAAGTAGATATGAAGCAATTAAAAGCAGCAGAAGCCCATAAACATTGGATGGATATAGAAAAGCAGCTAAAAACAGCCACTACCTTAATTTTAGAGAATTCTGCTATTAAAGAACAGCGAAATCATTTTAAAATAGTTTCTACACAATTAACAAATGCCATTGAAGTATTTGGAGTCAATGAAAAAGTGTACCATCAATTTTGTCCGATGGCAAATAGTAATAAAGGTGCCTATTGGTTAAGTAGAGAAGAAAAAGTAGTGAATCCTTATTTTGGAGATGCAATGCTTACTTGTGGAGAAGTAAAACAAGTAATAAATTAA
- a CDS encoding heavy metal translocating P-type ATPase: protein MKHTYHIHGMTCNGCRGHVEETLSKVKGVSKATVNLEKAEATIEMESHISLETFQEALKNDGGRYSIHKPGEHHHIKEVKKELPKGKGTGTFYCPMHCEGDKTYDKVGDCPVCGMDLVEEQNISINTAEQWTCPMHPEVVRDEAGDCPICGMDLVPMKPDLSSEEKTYQKIIKKFWIAVAFTLPIFLIAMSEMIPNNPLYTILEQKQWNWIQFALSIPVVFYATWMFFERAYRSIKTWNLNMFTLIGIGAGVSWLFSVFGLFFPDVFPAQFKTESGAVHVYFEAATVILTLVLLGQLLEARAHGKTNSAVKELLKLAPNKAIKIVDGEDVEVSIDKIALHDILKVKPGDKIPVDGIITEGNTTIDESMISGEPLPVDRSKGDKVSGGTINGNQVFLMKAEKIGSDTLLSQIIKMVNDASRSRAPIQNLADKVSGYFVPVVVLISLITFAVWAIYGPEPVYVYAFVNAIAVLIIACPCALGLATPMSIMVGVGKGAQNGVLVKNAEALERMAKVDTLIIDKTGTITEGKPTVEKAAAFNAILSDAEVLQYIVSLNSNSEHPLAEATVKYGKEQNTEVFKSEGFSAVTGKGVEATINGKKVALGNPKMMEYVNAEITPKMEDEAKTYQKQGKTVSFLSVDKKVVGYVVIGDKIKATSAKAIKALQDRGVSVIMLTGDNYDTAQAVANELNLADFKASMLPENKLQEVTKLQEQGKVVAMAGDGINDAPALAKSDVGIAMGTGTDVAIESAMITLVKGDLHGIVKAQHLSEAVMKNIKQNLFFALFYNTLGIPVAAGVLFPFFGILLSPMIAALAMSFSSVTVIANALRLRNIKI from the coding sequence ATGAAACATACATATCACATACACGGAATGACTTGTAACGGTTGTCGTGGACACGTAGAAGAAACACTTTCTAAAGTTAAAGGTGTTTCTAAAGCTACAGTTAATTTAGAAAAAGCAGAAGCTACTATAGAAATGGAATCTCATATTTCATTAGAAACCTTCCAAGAAGCTTTAAAAAATGATGGTGGCCGATATAGCATTCACAAACCGGGAGAACATCATCATATTAAAGAAGTAAAAAAAGAACTTCCGAAAGGAAAAGGAACGGGTACATTTTATTGTCCGATGCATTGTGAAGGCGATAAAACGTATGACAAAGTGGGAGATTGCCCTGTCTGTGGAATGGATTTAGTAGAAGAACAAAACATTTCTATTAACACCGCAGAACAGTGGACTTGCCCAATGCATCCTGAAGTTGTAAGAGATGAAGCTGGAGACTGCCCTATTTGCGGAATGGATTTAGTACCTATGAAACCCGATCTTTCATCAGAAGAAAAAACATACCAAAAGATCATAAAAAAGTTTTGGATTGCAGTAGCTTTTACCTTGCCAATATTTTTAATTGCCATGAGCGAAATGATCCCAAACAATCCATTATATACAATTTTGGAACAAAAACAGTGGAATTGGATTCAGTTTGCACTGTCTATTCCTGTGGTCTTTTATGCCACTTGGATGTTCTTTGAGCGTGCCTATAGAAGTATAAAAACATGGAATCTAAATATGTTTACACTTATAGGGATTGGTGCAGGTGTTTCTTGGCTATTTTCTGTTTTCGGGCTATTTTTTCCAGATGTTTTTCCTGCTCAATTTAAAACCGAATCAGGAGCGGTACATGTTTATTTTGAAGCAGCAACTGTTATTTTAACATTGGTTCTTTTAGGTCAATTATTAGAAGCACGTGCACATGGAAAAACGAATTCAGCCGTAAAAGAACTCTTAAAATTAGCACCTAATAAAGCGATAAAAATAGTAGATGGAGAAGATGTTGAGGTTTCTATTGATAAAATTGCATTGCATGATATTTTAAAAGTAAAACCGGGTGATAAAATTCCTGTAGATGGTATTATAACCGAAGGAAACACAACTATTGATGAATCGATGATTTCTGGAGAACCGCTTCCGGTAGACCGATCTAAAGGCGATAAAGTAAGTGGAGGTACTATTAATGGCAATCAAGTTTTTTTAATGAAAGCAGAGAAAATTGGTAGCGATACCCTACTCTCTCAAATTATTAAAATGGTGAATGATGCAAGTAGAAGTCGCGCTCCAATTCAGAATTTAGCAGATAAAGTTTCTGGTTATTTTGTACCTGTTGTGGTGCTTATTTCTTTAATAACATTTGCTGTTTGGGCAATTTATGGACCAGAACCTGTGTATGTCTATGCTTTTGTAAATGCTATAGCCGTATTAATTATTGCTTGTCCCTGTGCATTAGGTTTAGCAACGCCAATGTCTATAATGGTTGGTGTTGGTAAAGGAGCACAAAATGGTGTCTTGGTTAAAAATGCAGAAGCTTTAGAACGAATGGCTAAAGTAGATACTTTAATTATAGATAAAACCGGAACCATTACCGAAGGGAAACCAACCGTAGAAAAAGCGGCTGCGTTTAATGCTATTTTAAGTGATGCAGAAGTGTTGCAATACATTGTGTCGTTAAATAGTAATAGCGAACACCCTTTAGCCGAAGCCACTGTAAAATATGGTAAAGAGCAAAACACGGAAGTTTTTAAATCGGAAGGATTTAGTGCTGTTACAGGAAAAGGTGTGGAAGCAACAATAAACGGTAAAAAAGTAGCTTTAGGAAATCCTAAAATGATGGAGTATGTAAATGCTGAAATTACACCTAAAATGGAGGATGAAGCTAAAACGTATCAGAAACAAGGGAAAACGGTTTCTTTTTTATCAGTAGATAAAAAAGTTGTTGGTTATGTGGTTATTGGTGATAAAATTAAAGCAACGAGTGCAAAAGCAATAAAAGCACTTCAAGATAGAGGCGTTTCGGTAATAATGTTAACGGGTGATAATTATGATACCGCACAAGCTGTGGCTAACGAATTAAATCTTGCCGATTTTAAAGCAAGTATGTTACCCGAAAATAAATTGCAAGAAGTAACCAAATTACAAGAGCAAGGAAAAGTAGTTGCAATGGCTGGAGACGGAATTAATGACGCACCTGCATTGGCAAAAAGTGATGTTGGTATTGCCATGGGAACGGGTACAGATGTCGCTATAGAAAGTGCGATGATTACTTTGGTAAAAGGAGATTTACATGGTATTGTAAAAGCACAACATTTAAGTGAAGCTGTTATGAAAAACATTAAACAAAACTTATTTTTTGCCTTGTTTTATAACACATTAGGTATACCAGTTGCAGCAGGAGTTTTGTTTCCTTTTTTCGGAATTTTGTTATCTCCTATGATTGCTGCTTTGGCTATGAGTTTTAGTTCGGTAACAGTAATTGCAAATGCCTTACGTTTAAGAAATATTAAAATATAG